One genomic region from Streptomyces sp. NBC_01304 encodes:
- a CDS encoding amino acid permease, which yields MPPTSQDAPDAAAPKATPGLDPGSEPLSTGLKQRHLTMLGLGGVIGAGLFVGSGAGIAVAGPGIVLSYLIAGVLAMLVMRMLGEMSAAMPASGSFSVHAERAIGRWAGFSAGWLYWFLLVVVLAVEATAAAQIANSWAPAVPQWTWVLIFMVVFTASNLAAVRNFGEFEFWFAALKVGAIVLFLVLGSLAIFGVLPDTDPVGLTHLSGDGGFLPNGWEGVISGVLAVVFAFGGLEVVTIAAAESEDPARSVSRAVRSAVWRILFFYVGSMLVIVTVLPWTMQKAGLSPYVTVLDSIGIPAAGTIMNIVVFVALLSALNANLYGSSRMVFSLAERGEAPKALLKVSRGGVPQRAVLASVAFGFVSVVLNLKWPDSIFLYMLNAVGAVLIFVWALIAVSQLRLRRRIEREAPERLVLKMWLFPWLTWAALAGMAALVGLMLTDSTARPQLLWSAGAAAAVLVVAGIRELRHK from the coding sequence ATGCCCCCCACCTCGCAAGACGCCCCCGACGCCGCCGCGCCCAAGGCGACCCCGGGCCTCGACCCCGGTTCCGAGCCCCTCTCCACCGGGCTCAAGCAGCGGCACCTGACCATGCTCGGCCTGGGCGGGGTGATCGGTGCGGGGCTGTTCGTCGGCTCGGGTGCCGGGATCGCGGTCGCGGGCCCGGGCATCGTCCTCTCATACCTGATCGCGGGTGTGCTCGCGATGCTGGTGATGCGGATGCTCGGCGAGATGTCCGCCGCGATGCCCGCCTCGGGTTCGTTCTCCGTGCACGCCGAGCGCGCCATCGGGCGCTGGGCCGGGTTCAGTGCGGGCTGGCTCTACTGGTTCCTGCTCGTGGTGGTGCTCGCCGTCGAGGCGACCGCGGCCGCGCAGATCGCGAACAGCTGGGCACCCGCGGTCCCGCAGTGGACCTGGGTGCTGATCTTCATGGTGGTCTTCACCGCGTCGAACCTGGCCGCGGTGCGCAACTTCGGCGAGTTCGAGTTCTGGTTCGCGGCCCTCAAGGTCGGCGCGATCGTGCTGTTCCTGGTGCTCGGCTCGCTCGCGATCTTCGGCGTGCTGCCGGACACGGACCCGGTCGGCCTCACCCATCTCTCCGGCGACGGCGGCTTCCTGCCCAACGGTTGGGAGGGCGTGATCTCCGGCGTGCTCGCGGTGGTCTTCGCCTTCGGCGGTCTGGAGGTCGTCACGATCGCGGCCGCCGAGTCCGAGGACCCGGCCCGCTCGGTGTCCCGCGCGGTGCGCAGCGCGGTGTGGCGGATCCTCTTCTTCTACGTCGGTTCGATGCTGGTCATCGTGACCGTGCTGCCCTGGACCATGCAGAAGGCGGGACTCAGCCCGTACGTCACCGTCCTCGACTCGATCGGCATCCCGGCAGCCGGCACGATCATGAACATCGTGGTGTTCGTGGCGCTGCTCTCGGCGCTCAACGCCAACCTGTACGGCTCGTCCCGCATGGTCTTCTCGCTCGCCGAGCGCGGCGAGGCGCCGAAGGCACTGCTCAAGGTCTCGCGCGGCGGGGTGCCGCAGCGAGCCGTGCTCGCGTCGGTGGCCTTCGGCTTCGTCTCCGTCGTGCTCAACCTCAAGTGGCCCGACTCGATCTTCCTCTACATGCTCAACGCGGTCGGCGCGGTGCTGATCTTCGTCTGGGCGCTGATCGCCGTCTCGCAGCTGCGCCTTCGGCGCCGCATCGAGCGCGAGGCGCCGGAGCGGCTCGTCCTGAAGATGTGGCTCTTCCCCTGGCTGACCTGGGCGGCGCTCGCCGGGATGGCCGCGCTGGTCGGGCTGATGCTCACCGACAGCACGGCGCGGCCCCAACTCCTGTGGTCGGCGGGCGCGGCGGCCGCGGTGCTGGTGGTGGCGGGGATCCGGGAGTTGCGGCACAAGTAG
- a CDS encoding amino acid permease, translated as MARTSLSPEKAAAPADAATPVTGSSPATGGSPLHNGLKQRHLSMIALGGVIGAGLFVGSGAAISAAGPSIILAYAISGALVMLVMRMLGEMSAANPASGSFSVHAERAIGPWAGFTAGWSFWFLLCVAVGLEGIGAAKIAHGWLPAVPEWGFVALFMLLFCVTNLISVKNFGEFEFWFAALKIGAIVLFLGIGILAITGVLPDTEAPGLSNLTGNGGFFPNGSEGLIIGLLASVFAYGGLETVTIAAAESEHPIKGVAKAVKTAMWRIAIFYVGSMAVIVTLVPWNNPALPNPDKGSYVVTLEHLGLPAAGQIMNVVVLIALLSAMNANIYGASRMAGSLVARGQGPKALGRISGGVPRIAVLVSSVFGFVCVLLSYWYPETLFAWLLNIIGAIILVVWFFIAAAQLRMRKKLEREAPEKLVVKMWAYPYLTWLALAGMATVFVLMAREEETRVQLYYTGGLTLALAVIGFALQLSRKVQALTDKVAVLTTRVEALEPKSEPKPESESESEPESD; from the coding sequence ATGGCTCGGACATCGCTCTCACCCGAGAAGGCCGCGGCGCCCGCAGACGCCGCCACGCCTGTCACGGGCAGCTCCCCCGCCACTGGCGGCTCGCCCCTGCACAACGGCCTCAAGCAGCGCCATCTTTCGATGATCGCCCTCGGCGGCGTGATCGGTGCCGGCCTCTTCGTGGGCTCCGGCGCCGCGATCTCCGCCGCGGGTCCGTCGATCATCCTCGCCTATGCGATATCCGGCGCCCTCGTCATGCTCGTGATGCGCATGCTCGGCGAGATGTCGGCGGCCAACCCGGCCTCGGGTTCGTTCTCGGTGCACGCCGAGCGGGCGATCGGGCCGTGGGCCGGATTCACCGCGGGGTGGTCGTTCTGGTTCCTGCTCTGTGTGGCCGTCGGCCTTGAGGGGATCGGCGCCGCGAAGATCGCGCACGGCTGGCTTCCGGCAGTGCCCGAGTGGGGCTTTGTCGCCCTGTTCATGCTGCTCTTCTGCGTCACCAACCTGATCTCGGTGAAGAACTTCGGCGAGTTCGAGTTCTGGTTCGCCGCGCTGAAGATCGGCGCGATCGTCCTCTTCCTCGGCATCGGCATCCTCGCCATCACCGGCGTCCTGCCCGACACCGAGGCCCCCGGCCTGTCCAACCTGACCGGCAACGGCGGCTTCTTCCCCAACGGCAGCGAGGGCCTGATCATCGGCCTCCTCGCCTCCGTGTTCGCGTACGGCGGCCTGGAGACGGTCACCATCGCCGCGGCCGAGTCCGAGCACCCGATCAAGGGTGTGGCGAAGGCCGTGAAGACGGCGATGTGGCGGATCGCGATCTTCTACGTCGGCTCGATGGCCGTGATCGTGACGCTGGTCCCCTGGAACAACCCGGCACTGCCCAACCCCGACAAGGGTTCGTACGTCGTCACCCTGGAGCACCTGGGTCTGCCGGCCGCCGGCCAGATCATGAACGTCGTCGTCCTGATCGCCCTGCTCTCCGCGATGAACGCCAACATCTACGGTGCGTCGCGCATGGCCGGCTCGCTGGTCGCGCGCGGCCAGGGACCGAAGGCGCTCGGCAGGATCTCCGGCGGAGTGCCGCGGATCGCGGTGCTCGTCTCCAGCGTCTTCGGGTTCGTCTGCGTCCTGCTGAGCTACTGGTACCCGGAGACCCTCTTCGCCTGGCTGCTCAACATCATCGGCGCGATCATCCTGGTCGTCTGGTTCTTCATCGCCGCCGCCCAGCTGCGGATGCGCAAGAAGCTGGAGCGCGAGGCGCCCGAGAAGCTGGTCGTGAAGATGTGGGCCTACCCGTATCTGACCTGGCTGGCCCTGGCCGGCATGGCGACGGTCTTCGTCCTGATGGCCCGCGAGGAGGAAACCCGCGTCCAGCTGTACTACACGGGCGGGCTGACCCTGGCGCTCGCGGTGATCGGCTTTGCGCTGCAGCTGTCCCGGAAGGTGCAGGCACTGACGGACAAGGTGGCGGTGCTCACCACGCGGGTCGAGGCGCTGGAGCCGAAGTCGGAGCCGAAGCCCGAGTCCGAGTCCGAGTCCGAGCCCGAGTCCGACTGA
- a CDS encoding serine hydrolase domain-containing protein, producing MSNDVSWDAEGNWTAKGGWGTAGSGGEGFSLDRWQARLDELREAHHVPGATLAVLKDGEIHELASGVLHMGTGVEATTDSVFHSGSIAKIYTATLVMQLVDSGELDLDARVVDLVPEFATPDAEATKTITVRQLLSHTGGLTCDFTYDSGRGDDCLSKYVEAAHDVALDCPPGTAISYSSLGYVVLGRLIEILTGQTWDEALRERLLAPLGLEHTMTLPEEALRFRVAMSHLGEPGGYPDPAPVWDFMPRSAGPYGRVIYSAGDALRLVRMHMNGGTAPDGTRILSAESVAAMQHREVTCPDKWTVSSDGWGLGWTLYDWDGISGYGHDGSAVAQQSYLRVVPGAGVAVALLTNGGGARTLYADLMRELLAELAGVRMPDDFGPAEQPPAVDLAPLVGTYTRAGVVLTVSQKDDGSAHLLYEFVDGMKDMSPPLDIDLLPVSETVFAGTGAGPAFSEAYMPVVFSTLTDGTQCVYVGMRVTPKTG from the coding sequence TTGTCGAACGACGTAAGTTGGGATGCCGAGGGCAACTGGACGGCGAAGGGCGGCTGGGGGACCGCAGGTTCGGGCGGGGAGGGGTTCTCGCTCGACCGCTGGCAGGCCCGTCTCGACGAGTTGCGCGAGGCCCATCACGTGCCGGGTGCGACCCTCGCCGTGCTCAAGGACGGCGAGATCCACGAACTGGCCAGCGGGGTGCTGCACATGGGCACCGGGGTGGAGGCCACCACCGACTCGGTGTTCCACTCCGGCTCGATCGCCAAGATCTACACCGCGACCCTGGTGATGCAGCTCGTGGACTCCGGCGAGCTCGACCTGGACGCGCGCGTCGTGGACCTCGTGCCCGAGTTCGCCACCCCGGACGCGGAGGCCACCAAGACGATCACCGTACGTCAACTCCTCAGCCACACCGGCGGGTTGACCTGCGACTTCACCTACGACTCCGGGCGCGGGGACGACTGCCTCAGCAAGTACGTAGAGGCCGCCCACGACGTCGCCCTCGACTGTCCGCCCGGCACGGCGATCTCCTACAGCAGCCTCGGATACGTCGTCCTCGGCCGCCTCATCGAGATCCTCACCGGCCAGACCTGGGACGAGGCCCTGCGGGAGCGGCTGCTCGCGCCGCTCGGCCTCGAGCACACCATGACGCTGCCCGAGGAGGCGCTGCGGTTCCGGGTGGCCATGAGCCACCTCGGCGAGCCGGGCGGCTACCCCGACCCGGCGCCGGTCTGGGACTTCATGCCGCGCTCGGCGGGCCCGTACGGCCGTGTCATCTACTCCGCGGGCGACGCGCTGCGGCTCGTCCGGATGCACATGAACGGCGGCACCGCCCCCGACGGCACCCGCATCCTGTCGGCCGAGTCCGTCGCGGCGATGCAGCACCGCGAGGTCACCTGCCCGGACAAGTGGACGGTCAGCTCGGACGGTTGGGGCCTCGGCTGGACGCTGTACGACTGGGACGGCATATCCGGCTACGGCCACGACGGCTCGGCCGTCGCCCAGCAGTCCTATCTGCGCGTGGTCCCGGGGGCGGGCGTCGCCGTCGCCCTGCTGACCAATGGCGGCGGGGCCCGCACCCTTTACGCGGACCTGATGCGGGAACTCCTGGCCGAGCTGGCCGGAGTGCGCATGCCCGACGACTTCGGACCGGCGGAGCAGCCCCCGGCCGTGGACCTGGCGCCCCTCGTGGGCACGTACACGCGCGCGGGCGTCGTGCTGACCGTCAGCCAGAAGGACGACGGCAGTGCGCACCTGCTCTACGAATTCGTGGACGGCATGAAGGACATGTCCCCGCCGCTCGACATCGACCTGCTGCCGGTCAGCGAGACGGTCTTCGCCGGGACGGGCGCCGGGCCGGCGTTCAGCGAGGCCTACATGCCGGTGGTCTTCTCCACGCTGACCGACGGCACCCAGTGCGTCTACGTCGGCATGCGCGTCACGCCGAAGACCGGCTGA
- a CDS encoding FAD-binding oxidoreductase produces the protein MTTQNPLKNVLSAQDTGYDEERSGFQAAYAHRPALVVAAETADEVRAGVAYARENGLSVAVQSTGHGLSAATNSGVLISTRRLKDLTIDADRRTARAGAGVTWAEVIAAGAPHGLAPVNGSAPGVGVVGYLTGGGLGILGRQFGYAADHVRGFDIVTADGALRQVDAEREPELFWAVRGGGGNFGVVTAVEFDLMPLATVYGGILAFADEQVERALAAYVAWAENAPEELTSSAALMAWPDAPFAPEAFRGRYVLTVRIAFTGSAEEGERLVAPLREVTPPLVDDLRTMPYTESHTIHSDPPAPHPYDGDNLLVDAVDAAALRALTGPDARGAVVQVKHLGGALAREAKVPNAVGHRGAHWLVTVLSALFEVDRGTARAAHGRVLEPLQERKLGRNLNHLFGEFGEEVVRDAYEPETLRRLAEVKAAYDPANTFRHNYNVRPKVD, from the coding sequence ATGACCACACAGAACCCGTTGAAGAACGTCCTCAGCGCCCAGGACACCGGCTACGACGAAGAACGCTCCGGCTTCCAGGCCGCCTACGCCCACCGGCCCGCGCTCGTCGTCGCCGCCGAGACCGCCGACGAGGTGCGTGCCGGGGTGGCGTACGCCCGGGAGAACGGGCTGAGCGTCGCCGTGCAGTCCACGGGGCACGGGCTGTCCGCCGCCACCAACAGCGGCGTGCTCATCTCCACCCGGCGGCTGAAGGACCTCACCATCGACGCCGACCGGCGCACCGCGCGCGCCGGTGCCGGGGTGACCTGGGCCGAGGTGATCGCGGCCGGCGCACCGCACGGCCTCGCCCCGGTCAATGGATCCGCGCCCGGTGTCGGTGTCGTCGGCTATCTCACCGGAGGCGGACTCGGCATCCTGGGGCGGCAGTTCGGGTACGCCGCCGACCATGTCCGGGGCTTCGACATCGTGACGGCCGACGGTGCGCTGCGACAGGTGGACGCGGAGCGCGAGCCCGAGCTGTTCTGGGCCGTGCGGGGTGGCGGGGGCAACTTCGGCGTCGTCACCGCCGTGGAATTCGATCTGATGCCGCTGGCGACCGTGTACGGCGGGATCCTCGCCTTCGCCGACGAGCAGGTGGAGCGCGCGCTTGCCGCGTATGTGGCGTGGGCGGAGAACGCGCCCGAGGAGCTGACCAGTTCGGCGGCGCTGATGGCCTGGCCGGACGCGCCGTTCGCGCCCGAGGCGTTCCGGGGGCGGTACGTCCTGACGGTGCGGATCGCCTTCACCGGGTCCGCCGAGGAGGGCGAGCGCCTTGTGGCGCCGCTACGGGAGGTGACGCCGCCGCTCGTCGACGACCTGCGGACGATGCCGTACACCGAGAGCCACACCATCCACAGCGACCCGCCCGCGCCCCATCCCTATGACGGGGACAACCTGCTGGTCGACGCGGTGGACGCGGCCGCCTTGCGCGCACTGACCGGGCCGGACGCCCGGGGCGCGGTCGTCCAGGTGAAGCACCTGGGCGGGGCGCTGGCGCGCGAGGCGAAGGTGCCGAACGCGGTGGGGCATCGGGGGGCGCACTGGCTGGTGACCGTGCTGTCGGCGCTCTTCGAGGTGGACCGGGGGACGGCTCGGGCCGCGCACGGGAGGGTGCTGGAGCCGCTCCAGGAAAGGAAGTTGGGGCGAAACCTGAACCACCTCTTCGGCGAGTTCGGCGAAGAGGTGGTCCGGGACGCGTACGAGCCGGAGACGCTGCGGCGGCTGGCGGAGGTGAAGGCCGCGTACGACCCGGCCAACACCTTCCGCCACAACTACAACGTGCGGCCCAAGGTGGACTAG
- a CDS encoding superoxide dismutase, producing MAIYTLPELPYDYAALAPVISPEIIELHHDKHHAAYVKGANDTLEQLEEARDKESWGSINGLEKNLAFHLSGHILHSIYWQNMTGDGGGEPLQADGVGDLADAIAESFGSFAGFKAQLTKAAATTQGSGWGVLAYEPVSGRLVVEQIYDHQGNVGQGSTPILVFDAWEHAFYLQYKNQKVDFIDAMWAVVNWQDVAKRYAAAKERAYNLLLVP from the coding sequence ATGGCCATCTACACACTTCCTGAACTTCCGTACGACTACGCGGCGTTGGCCCCGGTCATCAGCCCGGAGATCATCGAGCTGCACCACGACAAGCACCACGCGGCGTACGTGAAGGGCGCGAACGACACGCTGGAGCAGCTGGAGGAGGCCCGCGACAAGGAGTCGTGGGGGTCCATCAACGGGCTCGAGAAGAACCTCGCGTTCCATCTCTCCGGCCACATCCTGCACTCGATCTACTGGCAGAACATGACGGGCGACGGCGGCGGCGAGCCCCTGCAGGCCGACGGCGTGGGCGACTTGGCGGATGCCATCGCCGAGTCCTTCGGGTCCTTCGCCGGTTTCAAGGCCCAGCTCACCAAGGCCGCGGCCACCACCCAGGGTTCCGGCTGGGGCGTCCTCGCGTACGAGCCGGTCAGCGGCCGTCTCGTCGTCGAGCAGATCTACGACCACCAGGGCAACGTCGGCCAGGGCTCCACCCCGATCCTGGTCTTCGACGCCTGGGAGCACGCCTTCTATCTGCAGTACAAGAACCAGAAGGTCGACTTCATCGACGCGATGTGGGCGGTCGTCAACTGGCAGGACGTGGCGAAGCGTTACGCGGCCGCGAAGGAGCGGGCGTACAACCTGCTGCTGGTGCCGTAG
- a CDS encoding MMPL family transporter, with amino-acid sequence MNSTTVRLARWSALHPWRAIIGWLVFVVLCLGVGSAVGTNAATTEDYRVGEAGRAEAIADEGGLERRPTEQVLISSKSGALDRPAAEAAAKELTSRMEGLPAVRGVERPRTSENGRILLVQVTMRGAEMVADAQVHTLQAQTEAVQKAHPDLVVEETGSPSTGKGVDDQRDSDLALSEAITLPVTLITLFVVFGSVVMAGVPLLLALSSIAAAIGLVMVVSHLSPDAGVGNNVILMIGLAVGVDYTLFYLKREREERARSGGKLSSEQLVELAAATSGRAVVISGLAVIVSTATLYLAADVIFSSLATGTIVVVLVAVLSSLTVLPALLVKLGQRQERRAAQRAHAGRGPRKVKGSKDGRIFGVLLRPATRHPRATLLVAVLGLLALVTPLFGLNITEMSRDTHSRDIPAMRVYDRLNEAFPELRVTHQVAVRADADQSGQVVAALEELGRRTQDDPLFTGTPRLRTSADHRISVLELSVPHLGNSEEAYRSLDHVRDDYLPATVGKVPGAETGVSGDVARYTDYPAHQNSKLPLVLGALLLVTFGMTLFAFRSIVLALLGVVLNLLSAAAALGLLVLVFQGTWAEGLLNFTSTGSIGSRVPLFLFVILFGLSMDYQVFVVSRIREAALNGVPTRQAVLDGMRSSASVVTSAAVVMTTVFVSFVFLHIIEMKQIGFVLAAAVLLDAFIIRIMILPSVMLLLGEASWWPSRGVSRARRARAGREAAATAPAPVQQGIPVPSSGNVR; translated from the coding sequence ATGAACTCAACGACTGTGCGCCTCGCTCGCTGGAGTGCGCTGCACCCCTGGCGGGCCATCATCGGCTGGCTGGTGTTCGTGGTCCTGTGCCTGGGCGTCGGCAGCGCCGTCGGCACCAACGCGGCCACCACCGAGGACTACCGGGTCGGCGAGGCCGGCCGGGCCGAGGCGATCGCCGACGAGGGCGGGCTCGAGCGGCGGCCCACCGAGCAGGTGCTGATCTCGTCCAAGTCGGGGGCGCTGGACAGACCGGCCGCCGAAGCCGCCGCGAAGGAGCTCACCTCGCGGATGGAGGGCCTGCCCGCCGTGCGGGGCGTGGAGCGGCCGCGTACCTCCGAGAACGGCAGGATCCTCCTGGTCCAGGTGACCATGAGGGGCGCGGAGATGGTCGCGGACGCCCAGGTCCACACCTTGCAGGCACAGACCGAGGCCGTACAGAAGGCGCATCCCGACCTCGTGGTGGAGGAGACCGGAAGTCCCTCCACCGGCAAGGGCGTCGACGACCAGCGCGACAGCGATCTGGCGCTGTCCGAGGCGATCACGCTGCCGGTCACGCTCATCACGCTGTTCGTGGTGTTCGGCTCGGTGGTGATGGCCGGGGTGCCGCTGCTGCTCGCCCTGTCGTCGATCGCGGCGGCGATCGGCCTGGTCATGGTGGTCTCGCACCTCTCCCCCGATGCCGGGGTCGGCAACAACGTGATCCTGATGATCGGCCTCGCGGTCGGCGTCGACTACACGCTCTTCTACCTCAAGCGGGAACGCGAGGAACGGGCCCGCTCGGGCGGCAAGCTGAGCTCCGAGCAGCTGGTGGAGCTGGCCGCGGCGACCTCGGGCCGGGCGGTGGTGATCTCCGGGCTCGCGGTGATCGTGTCGACGGCGACGCTCTATCTGGCCGCCGACGTGATCTTCTCCTCGCTCGCCACCGGCACCATCGTGGTGGTCCTGGTCGCGGTGCTCAGCTCGCTGACCGTCCTGCCCGCGCTCCTCGTGAAGCTCGGGCAGCGACAGGAGCGGCGGGCCGCCCAGAGGGCACACGCCGGGCGCGGGCCGCGCAAGGTCAAGGGCTCGAAGGACGGCCGGATCTTCGGCGTCCTGCTGCGGCCCGCGACCCGCCATCCGCGCGCCACGCTGCTCGTCGCCGTCCTCGGTCTGCTCGCCCTGGTCACCCCGCTGTTCGGCCTGAACATCACAGAGATGAGCCGGGACACCCACTCCCGCGACATCCCCGCGATGCGCGTGTACGACCGCCTCAACGAGGCCTTCCCGGAACTCCGGGTGACCCATCAGGTCGCCGTACGCGCCGACGCCGACCAGTCCGGTCAGGTCGTCGCCGCCCTCGAAGAGCTCGGCCGCCGCACCCAGGACGACCCACTGTTCACCGGCACCCCGCGCCTGCGCACCTCGGCCGACCACCGGATCAGCGTGCTCGAACTCTCCGTGCCGCACCTAGGCAACTCCGAGGAGGCGTACCGCTCCCTCGACCATGTCCGTGACGACTACCTGCCCGCGACCGTCGGCAAGGTTCCCGGCGCCGAGACGGGAGTGAGCGGCGATGTCGCCCGCTACACGGACTATCCGGCGCACCAGAACAGCAAACTGCCGCTGGTCCTCGGCGCGCTGCTGCTCGTCACGTTCGGCATGACGCTGTTCGCGTTCCGCTCGATCGTGCTCGCCCTGCTCGGCGTCGTACTGAATCTGCTGTCGGCGGCGGCCGCGCTCGGGCTGCTCGTCCTAGTCTTCCAGGGGACCTGGGCCGAAGGGCTGCTGAACTTCACGTCCACCGGCTCGATCGGCTCGCGCGTCCCGCTCTTCCTCTTCGTGATCCTCTTCGGGCTCTCGATGGACTACCAGGTGTTCGTGGTGAGCCGCATCCGCGAGGCAGCCCTGAACGGGGTGCCCACGCGCCAGGCGGTGCTCGACGGGATGCGCAGTTCGGCAAGTGTGGTGACCAGCGCGGCCGTTGTCATGACGACGGTCTTCGTGAGCTTCGTCTTCCTGCACATCATCGAGATGAAGCAGATCGGTTTCGTGCTGGCCGCGGCCGTCCTGCTCGACGCCTTCATCATCCGCATCATGATCCTGCCGTCGGTGATGCTGCTGCTCGGGGAGGCCAGTTGGTGGCCTTCGCGCGGAGTGTCCCGGGCGCGGCGGGCCCGTGCCGGCCGGGAGGCGGCGGCCACGGCACCGGCACCGGTTCAGCAGGGGATTCCGGTGCCGTCGTCGGGCAACGTACGTTGA
- a CDS encoding serine/threonine-protein kinase yields the protein MDVPERIGDYAVERELGAGGMGTVYLARSRGGRTVAVKVARPELAADPHFRARFRAEVDAARRVGGFHTAQVVDADPDAAAPWLATAYIAGPTLSRLLAEQGPMGEARLRLLGAALAEALQAIHTCGLIHRDLKPGNIIMADDGPRVLDFGIARALESTRLTSTGAAFGTPGFLAPEQAQGMEVGGAADVFALGAVLVAAAGGHAFGEGTPMGLMYRAVHEPPNLSAVPEGIRPAVAACLAKEPAQRPTPEALLDLFAPDTAPEATPGMAGHPPTLPAPAAVLPAPAVPPVPTPAAGYAPAPAVGHIAGAVTVAAAPRSDLPPAFPQQPPWGQVQPPWGRPATTAPPRRKRTGLRVFGGVGALIVLGGGGYGIYGFSDAAFPKATHEIVTPATMVGGAYKRDAEGTNFTDPQPDDWTEKDVLHHSVDYLGTDKAPGFEKMSVYGSSGRFKYPGDTRDGLMDAMTVTGSENVSDGPKMISVPGSDVDFRCTTVDAATVCGWGDDSTTVAIEFTPAADSLEVAAAETSKIRDAIRKPIP from the coding sequence GTGGACGTGCCGGAGCGCATCGGTGATTACGCCGTGGAGCGTGAGCTGGGAGCGGGCGGCATGGGGACGGTGTACTTGGCCCGGTCCCGGGGCGGACGTACCGTGGCTGTCAAGGTGGCCCGCCCCGAGCTGGCCGCCGATCCGCACTTCCGTGCCCGATTCCGCGCCGAGGTCGACGCCGCCCGCAGGGTCGGCGGGTTCCACACCGCGCAGGTGGTCGACGCCGACCCGGACGCGGCGGCACCCTGGCTGGCGACCGCCTACATCGCGGGGCCGACGCTGTCGCGTCTGCTGGCCGAACAAGGCCCGATGGGCGAGGCCCGACTGCGGCTGCTCGGTGCGGCGTTGGCAGAAGCGCTGCAGGCCATTCACACCTGTGGCCTGATCCACCGTGACCTAAAGCCGGGCAACATAATCATGGCCGACGACGGCCCGCGCGTCCTCGACTTCGGTATCGCCCGCGCCCTGGAGTCGACCCGGCTGACCTCCACCGGAGCGGCTTTCGGCACCCCTGGATTCCTGGCCCCCGAGCAGGCCCAGGGGATGGAAGTCGGCGGCGCCGCCGATGTGTTCGCACTGGGTGCGGTGCTGGTCGCGGCGGCCGGTGGCCATGCGTTCGGGGAGGGCACCCCGATGGGGCTGATGTACCGGGCCGTGCACGAGCCGCCGAACCTGTCCGCCGTGCCCGAGGGCATACGCCCGGCGGTTGCCGCCTGCCTGGCCAAGGAACCGGCACAACGGCCGACCCCCGAAGCGCTGTTGGACCTGTTCGCGCCGGACACCGCTCCGGAGGCGACGCCGGGCATGGCCGGACACCCGCCGACCCTGCCGGCCCCGGCCGCCGTGCTGCCCGCCCCGGCCGTGCCACCCGTGCCGACGCCGGCCGCCGGGTACGCTCCCGCACCGGCCGTGGGGCACATCGCCGGTGCCGTGACCGTCGCCGCCGCCCCGCGGTCCGATCTCCCGCCCGCCTTTCCGCAGCAGCCCCCCTGGGGCCAGGTGCAGCCCCCCTGGGGCCGGCCGGCGACGACCGCGCCGCCGAGGAGGAAGCGCACCGGACTGCGCGTCTTCGGTGGGGTGGGAGCCCTGATCGTGCTCGGCGGCGGGGGCTACGGCATCTACGGCTTCTCGGACGCGGCCTTTCCCAAGGCCACACACGAGATCGTCACACCCGCCACGATGGTGGGGGGCGCATACAAGCGTGACGCCGAAGGCACCAACTTCACGGACCCGCAACCGGACGACTGGACCGAGAAGGACGTGCTGCACCACTCCGTCGACTACCTCGGCACCGACAAGGCACCGGGGTTCGAAAAGATGTCGGTGTACGGCTCGTCCGGTCGGTTCAAGTACCCGGGGGACACCCGAGACGGCCTGATGGATGCCATGACCGTAACGGGCAGCGAGAATGTCAGCGATGGGCCCAAGATGATCAGCGTTCCCGGCTCGGACGTCGACTTCCGCTGCACGACGGTGGACGCGGCAACGGTGTGCGGCTGGGGCGACGACAGCACTACTGTCGCGATCGAGTTCACCCCAGCGGCCGACTCACTCGAAGTGGCCGCGGCGGAGACCAGCAAGATACGCGACGCCATCCGCAAGCCGATCCCATGA
- a CDS encoding biotin transporter BioY: MATAAVTARPGQVLADLLPASRTRDIALVVGGAALTGAAAQLVVPVPGSPVPVTGQTFAALLVGTALGTKRGFASLAVYALVGAAGVPWFQGGTSGWGGASFGYVLGMLLAATMVGELARRGGDRSVLRMAGTMVLGSAVIYAVGVPWLMASTGMNLSAAVAAGLVPFLIGDGLKAALAMGALPAAWKLVGRR; encoded by the coding sequence ATGGCCACCGCTGCCGTCACCGCCCGCCCCGGGCAGGTCCTCGCCGACCTGCTGCCCGCCTCCCGTACCCGCGACATCGCGCTCGTGGTGGGCGGCGCGGCCCTCACCGGCGCCGCGGCCCAGCTCGTGGTCCCGGTCCCCGGCTCCCCGGTCCCGGTCACCGGCCAGACCTTCGCCGCCCTCCTGGTCGGCACCGCGCTCGGCACCAAGCGGGGCTTCGCCTCGCTCGCCGTGTACGCGCTGGTCGGCGCGGCCGGCGTGCCGTGGTTCCAGGGCGGCACGTCCGGCTGGGGCGGCGCCTCCTTCGGCTACGTCCTCGGGATGCTGCTCGCCGCGACGATGGTGGGCGAGCTGGCCCGCCGCGGCGGCGACCGCTCGGTGCTGCGCATGGCGGGCACGATGGTGCTCGGCTCCGCGGTCATCTACGCGGTGGGCGTGCCGTGGCTGATGGCGTCGACGGGGATGAACCTGAGCGCGGCGGTGGCCGCGGGGCTCGTACCGTTCCTGATCGGCGACGGCCTCAAGGCCGCGCTGGCGATGGGGGCACTTCCCGCGGCCTGGAAGCTCGTCGGCCGCCGCTAG